One segment of Ureibacillus thermophilus DNA contains the following:
- a CDS encoding TetR/AcrR family transcriptional regulator produces the protein MEKNRKTKQLIQNSFLKLLEKKSFETITVGKIAKEADINRGTFSLHYKDKYDLQEKMEEELFSKLGDYIDQLQARYTSTITFEKEQEMLFRFF, from the coding sequence GTGGAAAAGAATCGAAAAACGAAACAGCTAATTCAAAATTCCTTTTTGAAGTTATTGGAGAAAAAATCTTTTGAAACTATTACAGTAGGGAAAATTGCAAAAGAAGCCGATATCAATCGAGGTACTTTTTCTTTGCATTATAAAGATAAATATGATTTGCAAGAGAAAATGGAAGAAGAGCTGTTTTCAAAATTAGGTGATTATATCGATCAGTTGCAAGCACGCTATACATCCACCATTACTTTTGAAAAAGAGCAAGAGATGTTATTTCGCTTTTTTTGA
- a CDS encoding TetR-like C-terminal domain-containing protein: protein MTAAFLGLIEQWIQNGMDKTPEEMTAMYVEIISFIINP, encoded by the coding sequence ATTACGGCGGCCTTTTTAGGGTTGATAGAACAATGGATTCAAAACGGCATGGATAAAACACCTGAAGAAATGACGGCTATGTATGTGGAGATTATTTCATTTATTATAAATCCATAA
- a CDS encoding PaaI family thioesterase, translated as MSYLEKLIYFAQNQIPSCSAAQMIGYRVLEAEKGRVVVGLEKTENFHNPIGTVHGGIISLIADAAMGYAFSTTLAEDEISTTVELKINFLKAPTSQALRAESKIIKRGSTLGLLECSVIDEEGKLIAYATSTCIVLKKKQ; from the coding sequence ATGAGTTACTTAGAAAAGCTTATTTATTTTGCCCAAAATCAAATTCCAAGCTGCAGTGCGGCACAGATGATTGGTTATCGAGTATTGGAAGCAGAAAAAGGGAGAGTCGTTGTGGGATTGGAAAAAACGGAGAATTTTCATAATCCGATTGGAACCGTTCACGGAGGAATCATTAGCCTTATTGCAGATGCTGCGATGGGATATGCTTTTTCAACCACTTTGGCAGAGGATGAAATCTCCACAACGGTCGAACTAAAAATCAACTTTTTAAAAGCCCCGACCAGTCAAGCATTAAGAGCTGAGAGTAAAATAATCAAGCGAGGATCAACACTTGGTTTGTTGGAATGCAGCGTCATAGATGAAGAGGGAAAATTGATTGCATACGCGACGAGTACATGCATCGTATTGAAAAAGAAACAATAA
- a CDS encoding acyl-CoA dehydrogenase family protein produces MLKVEKNEGYSFDEFLKKRAQLNDLDNPFLLQVLKELAGDGYGKLIAALKPFSKKVAYRWRPLISEYARPENHPKIRHFDAFNHRIDRIIQPQEAVQVTKEVFQEALFSVKNLPYEGICKRYLLQSNGEAAISCPLVCTDGLIALIEAYYDEVPDAVREIHRHAKEGINGDFAIGAQFMTEMQGGSDIPANVLNAVPDGNVYRLYGHKYFCSAVHADYAVVTARIEDTDDIAVFIVPSWLPENKKKEIRNHYEINRLKWKLGTCELPSGEIEYKGAIAYRIGPQDCGVAIAVSIVLTRSRLDIGFASGAFMMRAAREAKLYASFREVFDRKIDQFPMAAAQLADLEYAAKRTVATAFHIYKKFANPSGDPLDNFALRELILLQKIYTSKEAVENLRLAISLFGGNGAIEDFNDIARLFRDSIVNELWEGPRNVLLSQIYRDLQKSKWPLTIVLQEMFPHLSIKEIRRYAEEISSIMQINLVDLPNKDNMRAARRWEALWEELFVSYQEFITKRFEHLPIL; encoded by the coding sequence ATGCTTAAAGTGGAAAAAAATGAAGGGTACTCCTTTGATGAATTTTTGAAAAAACGTGCTCAATTAAATGATTTGGATAATCCATTTTTGCTGCAAGTGTTAAAAGAATTGGCAGGAGACGGTTATGGAAAGTTGATTGCAGCATTAAAACCCTTTAGTAAGAAAGTTGCTTATCGGTGGCGCCCATTGATTTCTGAATATGCCCGACCTGAAAATCATCCGAAAATTCGGCATTTTGATGCTTTTAATCACCGTATCGATCGAATCATACAACCACAAGAAGCAGTGCAAGTGACAAAAGAAGTTTTTCAAGAAGCCCTTTTTTCTGTTAAAAATTTGCCATATGAGGGGATTTGCAAACGTTATTTGTTGCAAAGCAACGGGGAAGCAGCCATTTCGTGCCCGCTTGTTTGTACAGATGGTTTAATTGCACTGATTGAAGCCTATTATGATGAGGTCCCGGATGCAGTTCGGGAAATACATCGCCATGCCAAAGAAGGAATAAACGGCGATTTTGCAATAGGAGCACAATTTATGACAGAAATGCAGGGTGGATCCGATATACCTGCCAATGTGCTAAATGCTGTGCCTGATGGAAATGTGTACAGGCTGTATGGGCATAAATATTTCTGTTCAGCTGTACATGCGGATTATGCTGTTGTAACTGCACGAATTGAAGATACAGATGACATTGCTGTATTTATAGTACCTTCATGGCTTCCTGAGAATAAAAAGAAAGAAATCCGCAATCACTATGAAATCAATCGATTGAAATGGAAACTCGGAACTTGTGAATTGCCTTCTGGTGAAATTGAATATAAAGGGGCGATTGCCTATCGCATTGGTCCTCAAGATTGTGGGGTTGCCATTGCCGTAAGTATTGTGTTGACAAGATCCCGTCTAGATATTGGATTTGCCAGTGGGGCATTTATGATGCGCGCTGCAAGAGAAGCAAAACTTTATGCCAGCTTTCGGGAAGTATTTGATCGAAAAATTGACCAGTTTCCGATGGCAGCTGCCCAGCTCGCAGATTTGGAATACGCGGCAAAAAGAACTGTCGCAACGGCTTTTCATATATATAAAAAATTTGCAAATCCAAGCGGTGATCCATTAGATAACTTTGCATTGCGCGAATTGATTTTGCTGCAAAAAATTTACACTTCCAAAGAAGCGGTTGAAAATCTGAGATTAGCAATCTCTCTTTTTGGCGGAAATGGGGCCATTGAAGATTTTAATGATATCGCCCGCTTATTTAGAGACAGCATAGTTAACGAATTATGGGAAGGCCCAAGAAATGTATTATTATCACAAATTTATCGCGATTTACAAAAGTCTAAATGGCCTTTAACAATTGTATTGCAGGAAATGTTCCCGCATTTATCCATTAAAGAAATAAGAAGATATGCGGAGGAAATTTCCTCGATTATGCAAATAAATTTAGTAGATTTACCGAATAAGGATAATATGCGTGCTGCCCGCAGATGGGAAGCTTTATGGGAAGAATTGTTTGTTTCATATCAAGAATTTATTACGAAACGGTTTGAACATTTGCCTATTTTATAA
- a CDS encoding retropepsin-like aspartic protease, with product MQLIFEDGLLLSTIEICYKGKRKYLNRVAIDSGASHSFIDIDSVEDLGIAFENGDPLICHSGIGGAEYSFSKNIDYIKIGEKIFREVPIDFGTLRGFNIQGLIGLDILKSGEFLLDLKNLQLIAIDEKKLA from the coding sequence ATGCAATTAATTTTCGAAGACGGTTTGCTGCTTTCAACTATTGAAATTTGCTATAAAGGAAAAAGAAAATATTTGAATCGTGTTGCCATCGATTCAGGGGCCTCCCATTCTTTCATCGATATCGATTCAGTTGAAGACTTAGGAATTGCCTTTGAAAATGGAGACCCTTTAATTTGCCATTCAGGAATCGGCGGGGCGGAATATAGTTTTTCAAAAAATATCGATTATATAAAAATCGGAGAAAAAATCTTCCGAGAAGTACCCATTGATTTTGGCACTTTAAGGGGATTTAATATTCAGGGATTGATTGGGCTAGATATATTAAAATCCGGAGAGTTTCTATTAGATTTAAAAAATTTGCAACTCATTGCAATCGATGAGAAAAAATTAGCATAA
- the alaS gene encoding alanine--tRNA ligase — translation MKAAEIRRKFLDFFVEKGHAVEPSASLIPVNDPSLLWINSGVATLKKYFDGREIPANPRITNAQKSIRTNDIENVGKTARHHTFFEMLGNFSIGDYFKREAIHYAWEFLTDPKWMGFNPELLSVTIHPEDEEAYNIWKNEIGLPEERIIRIEGNFWDIGEGPSGPNSEIFYDRGPEYGNDPNDPELFPGGENERYLEIWNLVFSQFNHNPDGTYTPLPKQNIDTGMGLERMASVVQNVPTNFDTDLFMPIIEKVEEFANRRYKRPGEIDLKEIFNNKEDINTPFKVIADHIRTVAFAIGDGALPSNEGRGYVIRRLLRRAVRYAKQIGIEKPFMYELVPTVGEIMKDFYPEVSEKCEFIQRVVKNEEIRFLETLDAGLEILNEVVEREKKLGLTEIPGEDVFRLYDTYGFPVELTEEYAAEHGMTVDYEGFEREMEKQRERARNARVDVDSMQVQNEVLTNLKVPSVFVGYEVEESDTKVAAIVSNGELVDLASEGEEVLVILAETPFYAEMGGQIADKGVIEGDTFRAVVKDVQVAPNGQHLHTVVVESGEMRLDDPVKAVVNKEERKLIVKNHTATHLLHRALKDVLGEHVNQAGSYVGPDRLRFDFTHFGQASKEELEQIERIVNEKIWEDIEVVIEEMPIDEAKAMGAMALFGEKYGDIVRVVQVSDYSIELCGGLHVNRTSEIGLFKIVSEGGIGAGVRRIEAVTGKGAYLAVKEEERILHEAAAQFKANPKDLVMRIHGLQAEYKELQRENDSLSQKLANLEAASVLDAAQKIGEITVLSTRVEAKDNNQLRQMMDDLKAKLEKAVIVLGAVSDGKVMLCAGVTKDIAGKEYHAGNIVKSVAEQCGGKGGGRPDMAMAGAKDASKLDEALQSVYNFVKSL, via the coding sequence ATGAAAGCAGCAGAAATTCGCCGCAAATTTTTAGATTTCTTTGTCGAAAAAGGCCATGCAGTAGAACCATCAGCTTCATTAATTCCAGTGAATGACCCATCCCTTTTATGGATTAACTCAGGGGTGGCAACGTTAAAAAAATATTTTGATGGCCGTGAAATTCCTGCAAATCCACGTATTACAAATGCTCAAAAATCCATTCGGACAAATGATATTGAAAATGTAGGGAAAACAGCTCGCCACCATACATTCTTTGAAATGTTGGGGAACTTCTCTATCGGGGATTACTTCAAAAGAGAAGCGATTCATTATGCTTGGGAATTTTTAACAGACCCTAAATGGATGGGATTCAATCCTGAATTGCTTTCTGTAACTATCCATCCTGAAGACGAAGAAGCTTATAACATTTGGAAGAATGAAATTGGCTTGCCGGAAGAACGAATCATCCGCATCGAAGGAAACTTCTGGGATATTGGGGAAGGTCCATCCGGTCCAAACTCAGAAATTTTCTATGATCGAGGCCCAGAATATGGAAATGATCCAAATGACCCAGAGTTGTTCCCAGGTGGAGAAAACGAACGCTACTTAGAAATTTGGAACTTGGTGTTCTCTCAATTCAACCATAATCCAGACGGTACTTATACGCCGCTGCCAAAACAAAACATCGATACAGGTATGGGTCTTGAGCGGATGGCTTCCGTTGTGCAAAATGTACCAACAAACTTTGATACAGATTTATTCATGCCGATTATTGAAAAAGTTGAGGAATTTGCAAATCGCCGATATAAACGTCCTGGTGAAATTGATCTAAAAGAAATTTTCAATAATAAAGAAGACATCAATACACCGTTTAAAGTGATTGCAGACCATATCCGTACAGTAGCATTTGCCATTGGTGACGGTGCGCTTCCATCCAATGAAGGACGCGGGTATGTAATCCGCCGTTTATTGCGTCGCGCAGTAAGATATGCAAAACAAATCGGCATTGAAAAACCATTTATGTATGAACTTGTTCCAACTGTTGGCGAAATTATGAAAGACTTCTATCCGGAAGTAAGCGAAAAATGTGAATTTATTCAACGGGTTGTAAAAAATGAAGAAATTCGTTTCTTAGAGACACTTGATGCCGGTCTTGAAATTTTGAACGAAGTTGTTGAACGGGAGAAAAAATTAGGACTTACTGAAATTCCAGGCGAAGATGTATTCCGTTTATATGATACGTACGGCTTCCCTGTTGAATTAACGGAAGAATATGCTGCTGAACATGGCATGACGGTTGACTATGAAGGTTTCGAAAGAGAAATGGAAAAACAACGGGAGCGTGCGAGAAATGCCCGTGTGGATGTTGATTCCATGCAAGTGCAAAATGAAGTGTTGACAAACTTAAAAGTGCCTTCTGTCTTTGTTGGTTATGAAGTGGAAGAAAGCGATACGAAAGTTGCTGCCATTGTATCAAACGGCGAGCTTGTAGATTTGGCTTCAGAAGGCGAAGAAGTGCTAGTGATTTTGGCTGAAACACCTTTCTATGCAGAAATGGGTGGTCAAATTGCGGATAAAGGTGTAATTGAAGGCGATACATTTAGAGCTGTTGTAAAAGATGTACAAGTTGCACCAAACGGCCAGCATCTTCATACAGTTGTGGTTGAATCCGGTGAAATGCGTCTTGACGATCCAGTGAAAGCTGTGGTGAATAAAGAAGAACGCAAGCTTATCGTGAAAAACCATACAGCGACTCACCTTCTACACCGGGCATTAAAAGACGTGCTAGGTGAACACGTTAACCAAGCAGGTTCATATGTAGGACCAGACCGTTTGCGTTTTGACTTTACTCACTTTGGACAAGCATCTAAAGAAGAACTTGAACAAATTGAGCGCATCGTGAACGAAAAAATTTGGGAAGATATTGAAGTGGTTATCGAAGAAATGCCGATTGATGAAGCAAAAGCAATGGGTGCGATGGCGCTATTCGGCGAAAAATACGGCGATATTGTACGCGTCGTACAAGTCAGCGATTATTCCATCGAGCTTTGTGGTGGTCTGCATGTAAACCGCACATCTGAAATTGGATTGTTTAAAATCGTTTCAGAAGGCGGAATTGGTGCTGGCGTAAGACGTATTGAGGCTGTGACTGGCAAAGGCGCTTATTTGGCAGTGAAAGAAGAAGAAAGAATCTTGCATGAGGCAGCCGCTCAATTTAAAGCAAATCCAAAAGATTTAGTAATGCGAATTCATGGATTGCAAGCTGAATATAAAGAATTGCAACGCGAAAATGATTCGCTATCCCAAAAATTGGCGAACCTTGAAGCGGCAAGCGTTCTCGATGCAGCGCAAAAAATTGGCGAAATCACTGTATTATCTACACGGGTAGAAGCAAAAGATAATAATCAACTTCGTCAAATGATGGATGACTTAAAAGCGAAGTTGGAGAAAGCAGTTATCGTCCTCGGAGCTGTTAGCGATGGCAAAGTAATGCTTTGCGCAGGGGTGACAAAAGATATTGCTGGAAAAGAATATCATGCAGGCAATATCGTAAAATCCGTTGCAGAACAATGCGGAGGAAAAGGCGGCGGACGTCCTGACATGGCGATGGCAGGTGCAAAAGATGCATCTAAACTAGATGAAGCTCTTCAATCTGTATATAATTTTGTAAAATCTCTATAA
- a CDS encoding TetR/AcrR family transcriptional regulator → MRTKGERSKQHILEVASMLFSKNSFKNVTIRQIAKEAGISPSLIYKYFHTQEDLYYAALQSACQDLLERLKTIDRLEDFVHEYLRYMFSSALFEMMSYFSLEHDSSKNFIPISNEINKFLQLLEEKISGPNAKIEAQLLFSTLNGLIISYKKVPRDTEAKIATIQKLADYYIANLKNRI, encoded by the coding sequence ATGAGGACAAAAGGTGAACGTTCAAAACAACATATTCTGGAAGTTGCCAGTATGCTGTTCAGTAAAAACTCTTTTAAAAACGTAACCATTCGACAAATTGCTAAAGAAGCCGGCATTTCACCTTCTCTCATTTACAAATACTTTCATACGCAAGAAGATTTGTATTACGCTGCTTTGCAATCAGCCTGCCAAGATTTATTAGAGCGTTTAAAAACGATTGACCGTTTAGAAGATTTTGTGCATGAATATTTGCGCTATATGTTTTCATCGGCACTGTTTGAAATGATGTCGTATTTTTCTCTTGAACATGATTCATCCAAAAACTTCATCCCTATTTCAAATGAAATTAATAAATTTCTTCAATTATTGGAAGAAAAAATATCCGGACCAAATGCAAAAATCGAGGCCCAATTGTTGTTTTCCACCCTGAACGGGCTCATTATTTCATACAAAAAAGTACCGCGCGACACGGAAGCGAAAATCGCGACGATTCAAAAATTGGCCGACTACTATATTGCCAATTTAAAAAACCGAATATAA
- a CDS encoding GNAT family N-acetyltransferase codes for MKKVLLMPHDKKYAKSISSLSSQPQVREPLGLSEEQTSVEGTIQFIEFIKEQEKLGKQYSRVIFNENKELIGIITLKDIDKNSKTCEIGTWIGYPYWGKGYNELAKKEMLYKAFTELDLQYVFVAVKKSNIRSQKAQAKLPYIRMNVQHEFPEKYKKVQEQLKVPCLLNVIERNTFLKWYSEQKKIS; via the coding sequence ATGAAAAAAGTTTTGCTAATGCCTCATGATAAAAAATATGCAAAATCTATTTCATCTCTTTCATCACAGCCCCAAGTACGTGAACCATTAGGGCTGTCTGAAGAACAAACTTCTGTTGAAGGCACAATTCAATTTATTGAATTTATAAAAGAGCAAGAAAAACTAGGAAAACAATATTCAAGAGTCATCTTCAACGAAAATAAAGAGTTGATTGGAATCATCACATTGAAAGATATTGATAAAAACTCGAAAACTTGTGAAATTGGTACTTGGATAGGTTATCCATATTGGGGGAAAGGATACAACGAATTGGCAAAAAAGGAAATGCTCTACAAGGCTTTTACTGAGTTGGATTTACAATATGTGTTTGTGGCAGTGAAAAAATCAAATATTCGTTCTCAAAAAGCTCAAGCAAAATTGCCGTATATTCGAATGAATGTTCAACATGAGTTTCCGGAAAAATACAAGAAAGTGCAAGAACAATTAAAAGTTCCATGTCTTTTAAATGTAATAGAAAGAAATACATTTTTAAAATGGTATTCAGAACAAAAGAAAATTTCATAG
- the menE gene encoding o-succinylbenzoate--CoA ligase yields MNIGQILASRSILQGEKVGFIRNDVQLTFHEMNERANSFAQFLQQEGIKAGDKIALLCKNNEHVVAAFFCAAKIGVVTVVLNYRLHTEELQYIITHSDAKLLVYDEVFEETAKQLPVAAIGTNKLIDIYKQKAAEPQYVTHDNEPILMMYTSGTTGKPKGALISHNNLQAASIGLTHTIDWWEQDRFLMVAPFFHIGGFAPLITNVHVGATMILMEDFHPVEAWKAIERHQITTMMSVPAMLAFMLKTYPSVKTDISSIRNISCGASAVPAPLILGFRQLGIPIQQVYGMTEFTGAITFWKESQNKDKYKSMGKPVMQAGLRIVDIETKEAVQQGKIGEIVLSGPQVFVGYYKDEESYKKTVQNGELYTGDVGYIDEEGFLYVVDRLKDMIISGGENIYPAEIEAVISEHPAVQEVAVVGKPDEKWGEVPRAFIVKKEGAEVTEEEIIAFTKEHLASFKTVKEVVFLNQLPRNAVGKIIKSKFAEEKNPV; encoded by the coding sequence ATGAATATCGGTCAAATTTTAGCCAGCCGTTCAATATTGCAAGGAGAAAAAGTAGGGTTTATCCGCAATGATGTGCAACTGACTTTTCATGAGATGAATGAAAGAGCAAATAGCTTTGCACAGTTTTTACAACAAGAGGGAATTAAAGCAGGAGATAAAATTGCACTGCTATGCAAAAATAATGAGCATGTTGTGGCAGCATTTTTTTGTGCGGCAAAAATTGGGGTTGTGACAGTTGTTTTAAATTATCGTTTACATACAGAAGAATTGCAATACATTATCACCCATAGTGATGCTAAATTATTAGTGTATGATGAAGTATTTGAAGAAACGGCAAAACAATTGCCTGTTGCTGCAATCGGCACAAATAAGCTAATAGACATTTATAAGCAAAAAGCCGCTGAGCCGCAATATGTGACCCATGACAATGAGCCAATCTTAATGATGTACACATCAGGGACAACTGGCAAACCTAAAGGAGCTTTAATATCCCACAATAATTTACAAGCGGCATCCATCGGGCTTACTCATACAATTGATTGGTGGGAGCAAGATCGCTTCTTGATGGTTGCACCGTTCTTCCATATAGGGGGATTTGCACCGCTCATCACAAATGTTCATGTTGGTGCCACGATGATATTGATGGAAGATTTCCATCCGGTTGAAGCTTGGAAAGCAATTGAACGCCATCAAATTACGACAATGATGAGTGTACCGGCGATGCTGGCATTTATGCTCAAAACCTATCCTTCTGTCAAAACAGATATTTCAAGTATTCGAAATATTTCATGCGGCGCCTCGGCTGTACCTGCGCCATTGATTCTTGGCTTCAGACAACTTGGCATACCAATACAGCAAGTATACGGAATGACAGAATTCACTGGTGCGATTACCTTTTGGAAGGAATCTCAAAATAAAGACAAATATAAATCGATGGGAAAACCTGTTATGCAGGCTGGTTTGCGTATTGTCGATATTGAAACAAAAGAGGCGGTTCAGCAAGGGAAAATTGGTGAAATCGTATTAAGTGGTCCCCAAGTGTTTGTCGGATATTATAAAGATGAAGAAAGTTATAAGAAAACGGTACAGAATGGCGAATTATATACGGGAGATGTTGGCTACATCGACGAAGAAGGATTCCTTTATGTAGTGGACCGATTAAAAGATATGATTATCAGCGGCGGTGAAAATATTTATCCAGCAGAGATTGAAGCGGTGATTTCGGAACATCCAGCAGTACAAGAAGTAGCAGTTGTTGGTAAGCCGGATGAAAAATGGGGAGAAGTGCCAAGGGCTTTTATAGTGAAAAAAGAAGGCGCGGAAGTTACAGAGGAGGAGATCATCGCATTCACGAAAGAACATTTGGCATCTTTCAAAACCGTGAAGGAAGTGGTCTTTCTTAATCAGCTGCCACGCAATGCAGTCGGCAAAATTATAAAGTCAAAATTCGCAGAAGAAAAAAATCCGGTTTAA
- a CDS encoding TerC family protein, which produces MEMMSFEFFTALLSIIFIDLVLAGDNALLIGMVAKNLPTKQQKKVIVVGTLAAIFMRILFTIMAVKLLEIDGLLFIGGVLLVYIALKLLATEESNDIRPSAKSFLGAVWTIMLADFLMGIDNIMAVAGASSGNMLLVAIGLFISIPIIVWGSTIVIGIIERFPLFIYLGAAVLAWTASKMMIKDAYVQPYLTNPLPIILFQLLLIFIVVFIGYLLRSRDKGKSHQFE; this is translated from the coding sequence ATGGAAATGATGTCTTTCGAATTTTTTACAGCACTTTTGTCCATCATTTTTATCGATCTTGTTCTTGCAGGAGATAATGCTTTATTAATCGGAATGGTAGCAAAAAATTTGCCAACTAAGCAACAAAAAAAGGTTATTGTGGTTGGAACGCTTGCTGCCATTTTCATGCGCATTCTCTTTACAATAATGGCGGTAAAATTATTGGAAATTGATGGTTTACTCTTCATTGGCGGCGTTTTATTGGTCTATATCGCTTTGAAACTGCTGGCGACAGAAGAAAGCAACGATATCCGACCATCTGCAAAATCCTTTTTGGGTGCCGTTTGGACAATCATGCTTGCCGATTTTTTAATGGGCATTGACAATATTATGGCCGTTGCTGGCGCTTCTTCCGGAAACATGCTGTTGGTGGCAATTGGTCTTTTCATCTCCATTCCAATTATTGTGTGGGGAAGCACCATTGTCATTGGCATCATCGAAAGATTTCCGCTCTTCATTTATTTAGGCGCAGCCGTACTTGCATGGACTGCTTCAAAAATGATGATAAAAGATGCTTATGTGCAGCCTTATTTAACAAATCCATTGCCTATCATTTTATTCCAATTATTATTAATTTTTATTGTTGTTTTTATTGGGTATCTATTGCGCAGCAGAGATAAAGGAAAATCCCACCAATTTGAATAA
- a CDS encoding sporulation protein, which translates to MSFFNKMLASLGIGSAKVDTQLEKSSYSAGETVRGEVEVYGGNVEQRIHTIYFTLYTTYIKEIDDRKVTVPYAFYKFKISDPFTIQANEVKIIPFSFKLPVDTPLTIGSTRVWVKTELDIQSGVDSTDKDYMEVRPSRLASRVLEAVQNLGFRLRKAENEQVSLRYRRNYPFIQEFEFVPISGPFRGRLDELEIAFLAQQEGAVELLLEVDRKARGLGGLFAEMLDIDESLVRVTITEADYNRVEDKLQQIISRYV; encoded by the coding sequence ATGTCATTTTTTAATAAAATGCTTGCATCTTTAGGAATTGGTTCTGCCAAAGTAGATACGCAGCTGGAGAAATCTTCTTACAGTGCCGGCGAGACAGTTCGCGGCGAAGTGGAAGTGTATGGGGGAAATGTTGAGCAACGGATTCATACAATTTACTTTACTTTATACACGACGTATATTAAAGAAATCGATGACCGGAAAGTGACAGTTCCATATGCTTTCTATAAATTTAAAATAAGCGATCCGTTTACAATTCAAGCAAATGAAGTAAAAATCATCCCATTTTCTTTTAAACTGCCTGTAGATACGCCTCTTACAATTGGAAGCACAAGAGTATGGGTGAAAACGGAATTAGATATACAAAGCGGCGTTGATTCAACGGATAAAGACTATATGGAAGTGCGCCCGTCAAGGTTGGCATCCAGAGTTTTGGAAGCTGTACAAAATTTAGGTTTCCGTCTTCGAAAAGCGGAAAATGAGCAAGTGTCTTTACGTTATCGAAGAAATTATCCATTTATTCAAGAATTTGAATTTGTGCCGATTTCCGGTCCTTTCCGCGGCCGATTGGATGAGTTGGAAATCGCCTTTTTAGCTCAACAGGAAGGAGCAGTGGAGTTATTATTGGAAGTGGATCGGAAAGCTCGGGGGCTTGGCGGTTTGTTTGCGGAAATGTTGGATATCGATGAAAGCCTCGTTCGTGTGACGATCACTGAAGCGGATTATAACCGGGTAGAAGATAAACTTCAGCAAATCATTTCAAGATATGTGTAA